The Populus alba chromosome 6, ASM523922v2, whole genome shotgun sequence genome contains a region encoding:
- the LOC118047975 gene encoding pre-mRNA cleavage factor Im 25 kDa subunit 1 — MGDHSVTVTDNNNHQSTVIEIYPLGSYYFGSKDPIVFRDETVADRVQRMKSNFNARGLRTCVQAVMLVELFKHPHLLLLQVRNAFFKLPGGRLRPGESDIDGLQRKLSRMLSVNEDETDHWEVGDCLGMWWRSDFETLLYPYLPPNLKVPKECTKLYLVKLPASRKFIVPKNLKLLAVPLCQVHENHKTYGPIISGVPQLLSKFSFNINH, encoded by the exons ATGGGTGATCATTCAGTAACTGTAACTGACAATAACAATCATCAAAGCACTGTAATAGAAATATATCCTCTGGGTAGTTATTACTTTGGATCCAAAGACCCTATTGTTTTCAGGGATGAAACTGTAGCTGACCGTGTCCAAAGAATGAAATCCAA CTTTAATGCTCGTGGACTGAGGACTTGTGTGCAAGCTGTTATGCTG GTTGAGTTGTTCAAACATCCCCATCTTTTGCTATTGCAAGTAAGAAATGCTTTCTTTAAGCTACCTGGTGGTCGATTAAGACCAGGTGAATCAG ATATTGATGGATTGCAACGTAAGCTATCAAGAATGCTTTCTGTGAATGAAGATGAAACTGATCACTGGGAG GTGGGAGATTGCCTTGGAATGTGGTGGAGGTCTGACTTTGAAACCTTGTTGTATCCGTACTTGCCCCCTAATCTCAAAGTGCCTAAG GAATGCACGAAACTCTACCTTGTAAAGTTACCAGCCAGTCGAAAGTTCATTGTACCAAAGAACCTTAAACTGCTTGCAGTTCCTTTATGCCAAGTTCATGAAAATCATAAG ACATATGGACCAATAATATCAGGAGTTCCGCAGTTGCTATCAAAATTCTCCTTCAACATCAACCATTGA
- the LOC118047977 gene encoding uncharacterized protein isoform X1, translated as MKIPNKTLYLSSTTLSGISTSYIFFILFFLSTIIKTLTIQLLLSFHRSIYILNKSSLFQYPAIAHMDPNAAFEEREGFRNGVELGKSVSDKHIDLLRPSARYYTASKGQTTDAADEEKGKYTLIRDPGDFQGIYDKPLPCFGCGIGWFSFLLGFVFPLMWYYGTFLYFGNYHRRDPRERAGLAAAAIAAMVFSVVLMVIAAYFSLF; from the exons ATGAAAATACCAAACAAGACCCTTTACTTGTCTTCTACAACACTTTCTGGCATCTCCAcctcctatatattttttattttattttttttatctacaatAATCAAGACTCTCACAATTCAGCTCCTGCTTTCTTTTCACAG ATCAATATACATATTGAACAAATCCAGCCTCTTCCAATACCCAGCCATAGCTCACATGGATCCAA ATGCTGCCTTTGAGGAGAGAGAGGGTTTCAGGAATGGCGTTGAGTTAGGGAAATCTGTCTCTGATAAGCACATTGATCTCCTCAGGCCATCTGCTCGATACTATACAGCATCAAAGG GGCAAACAACAGATGCTGCagatgaagaaaaaggaaaatatacTCTTATTAGAGATCCTGGGGATTTTCAAGGGATTTATGACAAGCCCCTTCCATGCTTTGGCTGTGGGATAGGATGGTTTTC ttttctTTTGGGATTTGTGTTCCCATTGATGTGGTATTATGGTACATTTCTTTACTTTGGAAATTACCATCGAAGGGATCCAAGGGAGCGTGCAGGACTTGCTGCTGCTGCAATTGCT GCAATGGTGTTTTCTGTCGTGTTGATGGTCATAGCAGCTTATTTTTCCCTATTTTAG
- the LOC118047974 gene encoding mitogen-activated protein kinase kinase SIPKK, giving the protein MKKGSLNPNVKLKLSLPPPKEVSFAKFLTQSGTFRDGDLLVNRDGVRIVSQIDTQPPPPITPTDNQLSLADLDMVKVIGKGSSGIVQLVQHKWTSQFFALKVIQMNIEESARKAITQELKINQSSQCPYVVMCYQSFYDNGAISIILEYMDGGSLADFLKSVKKISEPCLAAICKQVLKGLLYLHHEKHIIHRDLKPSNLLINHRGEVKITDFGVSAIMQSTSGQANTFVGTYNYMSPERISGGQYDYKSDIWSLGLVLLEFATGEFSITPPVPDEGWTNVYELMVAIVDQPPPSAPPDQFSPEFCSFISACVQKDPKDRQSAHELMKHPFMNMYEDQHVDLSSYFTNAGSLATL; this is encoded by the exons ATGAAGAAGGGAAGCTTAAACCCTAATGTCAAGCTTAAGCTCTCTCTCCCTCCTCCTAAGGAAGTTTCCTTCGCTAAGTTCCT AACCCAAAGCGGTACGTTTAGAGATGGTGATCTGCTTGTCAATCGAGACGGTGTTCGGATTGTCTCTCAAATAGATACCCAGCCT CCACCACCTATAACGCCCACAGACAACCAATTGAGTTTAGCGGATCTAGACATGGTTAAGGTCATCGGGAAGGGAAGTAGTGGAATTGTGCAGCTGGTGCAACACAAATGGACAAGCCAGTTTTTTGCCTTGAAG GTTATCCAAATGAATATCGAAGAGTCTGCACGCAAGGCCATTACTCAGGAACTGAAAATTAATCAGTCATCACAATGTCCTTATGTTGTCATGTGCTACCAGTCTTTTTATGATAATGGTGCCATTTCAATCATCTTAGAGTACATGGATGGTGGATCTCTAGCAGATTTTCTGAaaagtgttaaaaaaatttcagaaccATGTCTTGCTGCCATCTGTAAGCAG GTGCTCAAGGGTTTGTTGTATCTTCATCATGAAAAACACATCATTCACCGGGATTTAAAACCTTCTAATTTGTTGATTAATCATAGAGGAGAAGTCAAGATTACAGACTTTGGAGTGAGTGCAATCATGCAAAGCACGTCTGGACAGGCTAATACTTTTGTTGGCACATACAACTATATGTCT CCTGAGAGAATTAGTGGGGGACAATATGACTATAAAAGTGACATTTGGAGCTTGGGCTTGGTATTGCTGGAGTTTGCAACCGGTGAATTCTCAATTACCCCTCCTGTGCCGGATGAAGGCTGGACTAATGTCTATGAACTTATGGTAGCCATTGTTGATCAACCTCCACCTTCTGCACCACCAGACCAATTTTCTCCAGAGTTTTGTTCATTTATATCTGCATG TGTGCAGAAAGATCCAAAGGATAGGCAGTCAGCACATGAACTGATG AAACACCCATTCATGAACATGTATGAGGACCAGCACGTGGATCTCTCGTCATACTTTACAAATGCCGGTTCCCTTGCAACCCTTTGA
- the LOC118047976 gene encoding uncharacterized protein — protein MVWFQCEDCGENLKKPKLPNHFRMCSATKLSCIDCGETFGKQSVQGHTQCITEAEKYGPKGQGKASNGATPKSNKDAKQKPDVDINVGLSERPPWFCSLCNTKATSKQALLLHADGKKHRGKARAFQAAKQQPKQTEESALDSIGPTKVALIENKHVEEQKLQDTPSVDSADTNTEIENGKLPSKRKRKVDASGSDGTGNKTKDGAANEVGNGKSQVERRKSDDVETQLKKAKHNALKDDKATSPKKEDNKKNIKWRKLIKSALKSNDGVLKIRKLKKLVLNSLQESGTAKDETELDNILEQKINSSSRFRVDDKYVHLAAKD, from the exons ATGGTGTGGTTTCAGTGCGAGGATTGTGGAGAGAACTTGAAGAAACCCAAGTTGCCTAATCACTTCAGAATGTGTTCTGCAACCAAG CTATCTTGCATTGATTGTGGAGAGACATTTGGGAAGCAAAGCGTTCAGGGCCACACTCAGTGCATTACCGAGGCG GAGAAGTATGGTCCAAAGGGTCAAGGGAAAGCTTCAAATGGCGCAACACCTAAATCCAACAAGGATGCAAAGCAAAAACCCGATGTTGATATCAATGTTGGGTTATCTGAACGCCCACCATGGTTTTGTAG TCTCTGCAATACCAAGGCTACCAGTAAGCAGGCTCTTCTTCTCCATGCTGATGGAAAGAAGCACCGGGGAAAGGCCCGGGCTTTTCAAGCTGCCAAGCAACAACCTAAACAGACAGAAGAATCTGCTCTTGATTCAATTGGTCCTACTAAGGTTGCATTGATTGAGAATAAACATGTAGAGGAGCAAAAATTGCAGGATACTCCAAGTGTTGACAGTGCAGATACCAACACAGAAATAGAGAACGGAAAGCTGCCTtcaaaaaggaagagaaaggtTGATGCATCTGGGAGTGATGGTACTGGGAATAAGACAAAGGATGGTGCTGCAAATGAAGTGGGCAATGGTAAAAGTCAGGTTGAAAGAAGAAAATCCGATGATGTTGAGACTCAGTTGAAGAAAGCTAAACACAATGCTCTTAAAGATGACAAGGCTACTAGCCCTAAGAAAgaagataataaaaagaatataaagtgGAGGAAGCTGATTAAATCAGCCTTGAAATCT AATGATGGAGTTCTGAAGATCAGGAAACTGAAAAAGCTTGTCCTGAATTCCCTCCAAGAATCTGGCACTGCAAAAGATGAAACCGAACTCGATAATATACTTGAACAAAAG ATCAATTCGAGCTCCCGGTTTAGAGTTGACGACAAATATGTTCATCTAGCAGCTAAAGATTGA
- the LOC118047977 gene encoding uncharacterized protein isoform X2, whose translation MKIPNKTLYLSSTTLSGISTSYIFFILFFLSTIIKTLTIQLLLSFHRSIYILNKSSLFQYPAIAHMDPNAAFEEREGFRNGVELGKSVSDKHIDLLRPSARYYTASKDAADEEKGKYTLIRDPGDFQGIYDKPLPCFGCGIGWFSFLLGFVFPLMWYYGTFLYFGNYHRRDPRERAGLAAAAIAAMVFSVVLMVIAAYFSLF comes from the exons ATGAAAATACCAAACAAGACCCTTTACTTGTCTTCTACAACACTTTCTGGCATCTCCAcctcctatatattttttattttattttttttatctacaatAATCAAGACTCTCACAATTCAGCTCCTGCTTTCTTTTCACAG ATCAATATACATATTGAACAAATCCAGCCTCTTCCAATACCCAGCCATAGCTCACATGGATCCAA ATGCTGCCTTTGAGGAGAGAGAGGGTTTCAGGAATGGCGTTGAGTTAGGGAAATCTGTCTCTGATAAGCACATTGATCTCCTCAGGCCATCTGCTCGATACTATACAGCATCAAAGG ATGCTGCagatgaagaaaaaggaaaatatacTCTTATTAGAGATCCTGGGGATTTTCAAGGGATTTATGACAAGCCCCTTCCATGCTTTGGCTGTGGGATAGGATGGTTTTC ttttctTTTGGGATTTGTGTTCCCATTGATGTGGTATTATGGTACATTTCTTTACTTTGGAAATTACCATCGAAGGGATCCAAGGGAGCGTGCAGGACTTGCTGCTGCTGCAATTGCT GCAATGGTGTTTTCTGTCGTGTTGATGGTCATAGCAGCTTATTTTTCCCTATTTTAG